The Streptomyces cynarae genome contains a region encoding:
- a CDS encoding type II secretion system F family protein — protein sequence MNDPALLALGATVLTGTLAVAGVHAYASGRAQRRELVDRLSGAAGGPIRTADGRVRRFAAVDRRLRRTRLGRAIHMRLSATGLDLTAGEFFTYVTAVVVALWLIAASTLAPFFGPIAGLVGIWSAAVFLNWQRQKRIEAFINQLPDVARLLANATAAGLALRTALAMAAEELEAPAGEELARVADQLSLGRSVDDALDELAERLPSRELIVLVTTLVLANKAGGSVVNSLRNLTQTLEDRKETRREVRTMLSEVNATAFTVPMLGLGSLILVNSSNEGALARVTGSPLGQGLVLLSLGLYTIGFFVIRRLGKIEV from the coding sequence ATGAACGACCCCGCCCTCCTCGCCCTCGGCGCCACCGTCCTCACCGGCACCCTCGCCGTCGCGGGCGTGCACGCATACGCCTCCGGCCGCGCCCAGCGCCGGGAGCTCGTCGACCGGCTCTCCGGAGCCGCGGGCGGCCCGATCCGCACGGCGGACGGCCGCGTACGGCGCTTTGCGGCCGTGGACCGCAGGCTGCGCCGCACCCGCCTGGGACGCGCCATCCACATGCGCCTCTCGGCGACGGGCCTCGATCTGACGGCGGGGGAGTTCTTCACCTACGTCACCGCCGTCGTCGTGGCACTGTGGCTGATCGCCGCGTCCACCCTGGCGCCCTTCTTCGGCCCGATCGCCGGCCTGGTCGGCATCTGGAGCGCCGCCGTCTTCCTCAACTGGCAGCGGCAGAAGCGCATCGAGGCGTTCATCAACCAGCTGCCCGACGTGGCCCGTCTGCTGGCCAACGCCACGGCCGCCGGACTCGCCCTGCGCACCGCGCTCGCCATGGCGGCGGAGGAGCTGGAGGCTCCGGCGGGCGAGGAACTGGCCCGGGTCGCCGACCAGCTGTCGCTGGGCCGCTCGGTCGACGACGCCCTGGACGAACTGGCCGAACGCCTCCCGTCGCGCGAGCTGATCGTCCTCGTCACCACCCTCGTCCTGGCGAACAAGGCGGGCGGCTCGGTGGTCAACTCGCTGCGCAACCTCACCCAGACCCTGGAGGACCGCAAGGAGACCCGGCGCGAGGTCCGCACGATGCTCTCCGAGGTCAACGCGACGGCCTTCACGGTCCCGATGCTCGGCCTGGGTTCGCTGATCCTGGTCAACTCCTCGAACGAGGGCGCCCTGGCCCGTGTCACCGGCTCCCCGCTCGGCCAGGGCCTGGTCCTGCTCTCCCTCGGCCTCTACACGATCGGCTTCTTCGTCATCCGCCGTCTCGGCAAGATCGAAGTGTGA
- a CDS encoding type II secretion system F family protein, translating to MLPLLLALLMAVSVAGVLLGIRMIRADVRLPSDLALALEVGATRVSKAGSAVDRLGIRFAPLVLRLMGPRRVEAKRRRIDMAGNPGGLTLNRYAARRAVYGIFGLVLGLMFLTNGQLLFAAATFAFGLFAADALIWQAIRERKDVIDRTLPDFLDVLAVVVSAGLGFRQALDRVAEKYEGPWADELRITLRQMDMGVSRRQAFDELRRRNSSEQVAQFVSALQQGEELGSPIAETLIQLATDMRRTDAQNARRRAAKTIPKATLVTLVFMLPATMILIATGMFLGSGTDFGSILGR from the coding sequence ATGCTTCCGCTGCTCCTCGCCCTGCTGATGGCGGTGTCCGTCGCGGGCGTCCTCCTCGGCATCCGGATGATCCGCGCGGACGTGAGACTTCCGAGCGATCTCGCACTCGCCCTGGAGGTCGGCGCGACCCGGGTCTCCAAGGCGGGCTCGGCGGTCGACCGCCTCGGCATCCGCTTCGCCCCACTCGTGCTGCGCCTCATGGGTCCGCGCCGAGTCGAGGCCAAACGCCGCCGCATCGACATGGCGGGCAACCCCGGCGGCCTGACCCTGAACCGCTACGCCGCACGCCGGGCGGTCTACGGCATCTTCGGCCTGGTCCTCGGCCTGATGTTCCTCACGAACGGCCAACTGCTCTTTGCCGCCGCGACGTTCGCCTTCGGGCTGTTCGCCGCCGACGCCCTGATCTGGCAGGCCATCCGCGAACGCAAGGACGTCATCGACCGCACCCTGCCGGACTTCCTGGACGTCCTCGCGGTCGTCGTCTCGGCCGGCCTCGGCTTCCGGCAGGCCCTCGACCGGGTCGCGGAGAAGTACGAGGGCCCCTGGGCGGACGAGCTGCGCATCACCCTGCGTCAGATGGACATGGGCGTCAGCCGCCGCCAGGCCTTCGACGAACTGCGCAGGCGCAACTCCTCCGAACAGGTCGCACAGTTCGTCTCCGCGCTGCAACAGGGCGAGGAACTGGGCTCGCCCATCGCCGAAACCCTCATCCAGCTGGCCACTGACATGCGCCGCACGGACGCCCAGAACGCCCGCCGCCGCGCCGCCAAGACGATCCCCAAGGCCACGCTGGTCACCCTGGTGTTCATGCTCCCGGCGACGATGATCCTGATCGCGACGGGGATGTTCCTGGGGTCGGGGACGGACTTCGGATCGATTCTGGGCCGATGA
- a CDS encoding sensor histidine kinase: protein MTMSRTSHPAPGYLEDDAPAPASVRLQLGALQALCRQTVAVRLALILIGTPFALANTPEDGPRHAVVAAAVLGVTASYAVLRDWDRVGPRLLAHPTLMALDLLFVATLLLTASPASPLAYATACTPLLSGLLYGWRGAGVLTGLQLAVVFSVFRAWEHHPGAATSTLLIAGFCVAAGIIGVTLRNLMFRFGAAGEALSQANARLAAAEAVESERARLAREMHDSVAKTLHGLALAAQALAASAEHGDPDTLKRQATLVAGAARRAAAESRDLLSDLRRRTGVTPDHLDLAAELALLREDFENRTDTPVALRGPDALPLLPYTTAQHVLAIVSEALENTHRHARASRVRIELEAPGNAALDLRVEDNGVGLPPSTTAESLAKTGHFGLLGMTERAASLGGHLSLGRSPLGGAEIHLHVPLPATASPTPQEEAAHA from the coding sequence ATGACGATGAGCCGCACGAGTCACCCCGCCCCCGGGTACTTGGAGGACGACGCCCCCGCTCCCGCCAGCGTCCGCCTCCAGCTCGGCGCGCTCCAGGCGCTGTGCCGCCAGACCGTGGCCGTACGCCTCGCCCTGATCCTGATCGGCACACCCTTCGCCCTGGCCAACACGCCCGAAGACGGCCCCCGCCACGCCGTCGTCGCGGCAGCCGTCCTCGGCGTCACGGCCTCGTACGCCGTGCTCCGTGACTGGGACCGCGTGGGCCCGCGCCTCCTCGCGCACCCCACGCTGATGGCGCTGGACCTGCTCTTCGTCGCCACACTGCTCCTGACCGCCTCCCCGGCCTCCCCCCTCGCGTACGCCACGGCCTGCACGCCCTTGCTGTCCGGCCTGCTGTACGGCTGGCGCGGCGCCGGGGTCCTCACGGGTCTGCAACTCGCGGTGGTGTTCTCGGTCTTCCGGGCTTGGGAACACCACCCCGGCGCGGCCACCAGCACGCTCCTCATCGCCGGTTTCTGCGTCGCCGCCGGCATCATCGGCGTGACCTTGCGCAACCTGATGTTCCGTTTCGGCGCGGCCGGCGAGGCGCTGTCCCAAGCCAATGCCCGCCTGGCCGCTGCGGAGGCGGTGGAGTCCGAACGGGCCCGCCTGGCCAGGGAGATGCACGACTCGGTGGCGAAGACGCTGCACGGCCTGGCCCTGGCGGCACAGGCACTGGCAGCCTCGGCGGAACACGGCGACCCGGACACGCTCAAGCGCCAGGCCACGCTGGTCGCCGGGGCCGCACGCAGAGCGGCGGCGGAGTCCCGCGACCTGCTCTCCGACCTGCGCCGCCGTACGGGCGTCACACCGGATCACCTGGACCTGGCGGCCGAACTCGCCCTCCTGAGGGAGGATTTCGAGAACCGCACCGACACGCCAGTGGCCCTGAGAGGACCGGACGCCCTCCCGCTCCTGCCGTACACGACCGCCCAGCACGTCCTGGCGATCGTCTCGGAGGCGCTGGAGAACACCCACCGCCACGCCCGAGCGAGCCGGGTACGGATCGAACTCGAGGCGCCCGGCAACGCGGCGCTGGACCTGCGGGTGGAGGACAACGGTGTCGGTCTGCCCCCGTCGACCACGGCCGAGAGCCTGGCGAAAACCGGCCACTTCGGGCTGCTCGGCATGACGGAACGCGCCGCGTCACTGGGCGGCCACCTCAGCCTGGGCCGCTCACCGCTGGGCGGCGCCGAGATCCACCTGCACGTCCCCCTCCCCGCGACCGCTTCCCCCACCCCGCAAGAGGAGGCCGCACATGCCTGA